From Salipiger profundus, a single genomic window includes:
- a CDS encoding site-specific integrase, with product MTKADRQVITELETVLTSQGYSPVVVRNYCAYARGFLDHLAQRNIPVADVTEAQVEQYLREAVALFQRRHGRLPGPRWHQIPCAGIHALLRLVQGRWPPATNAACAADALRFAICNEYEAWLLDERGLARPSIHALLWEARHFLAWHLERCGAEGLMDLSIDDTDRYMDLRALKLTRSSLKSVAERLRSLLRHLYRAGHIATDLSPHIIAPLLYAYEGVPSILERDQIAAVLESARADRTPAGLRDYAILQLLATYGLRSGEIRNLRIEDIDWRSETIRVRHSKTGACSFLPLMVPAGEAVLTYLRSGRPATAAREVFIRTRAPYRKLEKLYSLVRRRLCDAGIKPPGKCGPHIFRHARAVEMLRTSVPQKVIGDLLGHRSTASTAPYLKLATEDLRAIALDVPGAEGLA from the coding sequence ATGACAAAAGCCGATCGCCAAGTAATCACCGAACTCGAAACCGTACTGACCAGCCAAGGATACAGCCCGGTGGTGGTCAGGAATTACTGCGCCTACGCGCGCGGCTTTCTTGACCATCTTGCGCAGCGGAACATCCCGGTCGCAGATGTAACCGAAGCCCAAGTGGAGCAATACCTGCGCGAAGCGGTCGCGCTGTTCCAGCGCCGTCACGGCCGCCTTCCTGGTCCGCGCTGGCACCAAATTCCCTGCGCGGGTATTCACGCGCTGCTGCGGCTTGTGCAGGGCCGATGGCCACCGGCTACAAATGCGGCCTGTGCGGCCGACGCGTTGCGATTTGCGATCTGTAACGAGTACGAGGCCTGGCTTCTCGATGAGCGTGGCCTTGCCCGGCCCAGCATCCATGCGCTCCTGTGGGAAGCCCGACACTTCCTGGCCTGGCACCTCGAACGATGCGGTGCCGAAGGTCTGATGGATCTAAGTATCGACGACACCGACCGCTATATGGACCTGCGTGCATTGAAGCTGACGCGCAGCTCGCTGAAATCTGTTGCGGAGCGGCTTCGTTCGCTGCTGCGTCACCTCTATAGGGCGGGCCACATTGCGACCGACCTGTCGCCGCACATCATCGCGCCGTTGCTCTACGCCTATGAAGGTGTACCCTCGATCCTGGAACGGGACCAGATCGCCGCGGTACTGGAAAGCGCGAGGGCGGACAGGACACCGGCGGGGCTGCGGGACTACGCAATCTTGCAACTCCTTGCAACCTATGGGCTGCGGTCTGGAGAAATCCGCAATCTGCGGATTGAGGACATCGACTGGCGGAGCGAAACCATCCGTGTCCGTCACAGCAAAACGGGAGCCTGCTCGTTCCTGCCCCTGATGGTGCCTGCGGGCGAGGCCGTTCTCACCTATCTGCGTTCCGGACGGCCAGCGACCGCTGCCAGGGAAGTCTTCATCCGCACGCGCGCGCCCTATCGCAAGCTCGAGAAGCTATACAGTCTGGTTCGACGGCGGCTCTGCGATGCCGGCATCAAGCCGCCAGGCAAATGCGGGCCGCATATCTTCCGCCATGCGCGTGCGGTCGAGATGCTGCGCACGTCAGTTCCGCAAAAAGTCATCGGCGACCTTTTGGGGCATCGCTCAACCGCGTCGACGGCCCCCTACCTCAAGCTTGCCACCGAGGATCTCAGGGCCATTGCGCTTGATGTGCCGGGTGCGGAGGGGCTGGCATGA
- the pheS gene encoding phenylalanine--tRNA ligase subunit alpha, with protein MDDLRDKYIDLISAAGDEAALEELRVQAVGKKGEISLQMRSLGKMSPEERQVMGPKLNALKDEINAALAAKKAALADAALNERLKAEWLDVTLPGRTRRQGTIHPVSQVWEECTAIFADMGFAVAEGPQVEEDWYNFDALNIPGHHPARAEMDTFYMHRAEGDERPPHVLRTHTSPVQIRSLQAHGAPIRIVAPGRVYRADYDQTHTPMFHQIEGLAIDKDISMANLKWVLEEFFSAYFGTSVKTRFRASHFPFTEPSAEVDIQCQWKDGSVVVGEGDDWLEVLGSGMVHPKVLEAGGIDPNEWQGFAFGMGIDRIAMLKYGIPDLRAFFDSDLRWLRNYGFASLDVPTIRGGLSR; from the coding sequence ATGGATGACCTGCGCGACAAATACATCGACCTGATCTCTGCCGCCGGCGACGAAGCCGCGCTCGAGGAGCTGCGCGTGCAGGCCGTCGGCAAGAAGGGCGAGATCAGCCTCCAGATGCGGAGCCTCGGCAAGATGAGCCCCGAAGAGCGGCAGGTCATGGGGCCGAAGCTCAACGCGCTCAAGGACGAGATCAACGCCGCGCTTGCCGCCAAGAAGGCCGCGCTGGCCGATGCCGCGCTGAACGAGCGGCTCAAGGCGGAATGGCTCGACGTGACGCTGCCCGGCCGCACCCGCCGGCAGGGCACGATCCACCCGGTCAGCCAGGTCTGGGAGGAATGCACCGCGATCTTCGCCGACATGGGCTTCGCCGTGGCCGAGGGCCCGCAGGTCGAGGAAGACTGGTACAACTTCGACGCGCTGAACATCCCCGGCCATCATCCGGCGCGCGCCGAGATGGACACCTTCTACATGCACCGCGCCGAGGGCGACGAGCGCCCGCCGCACGTGCTGCGCACGCACACCTCGCCGGTGCAGATCCGCTCGTTGCAGGCGCATGGCGCGCCGATCCGCATCGTGGCGCCCGGCCGCGTCTACCGCGCCGACTACGACCAGACCCATACGCCGATGTTCCACCAGATCGAGGGCCTTGCCATCGACAAGGACATCTCGATGGCCAACCTCAAGTGGGTGCTGGAAGAGTTCTTCTCGGCCTATTTCGGCACCAGCGTGAAGACCCGTTTCCGCGCCTCGCACTTCCCCTTCACCGAGCCGTCGGCCGAGGTCGACATCCAGTGCCAGTGGAAGGACGGATCTGTCGTCGTGGGCGAGGGGGACGACTGGCTCGAGGTGCTGGGTTCTGGCATGGTGCACCCCAAGGTGCTCGAGGCCGGCGGCATCGACCCGAACGAATGGCAGGGCTTCGCCTTCGGCATGGGCATCGACCGGATCGCGATGCTGAAATACGGCATCCCCGACCTGCGCGCCTTCTTCGACAGCGACCTGCGCTGGCTGCGCAACTACGGCTTCGCCTCGCTCGACGTGCCGACCATCCGGGGTGGCCTGTCGCGCTGA
- a CDS encoding YrhK family protein, translating to MKLFRHENRQRSHEARRVYALFEIVYTCVDFGAALCFTVGSVLFFWKQYETAAIWLFTIGSVLFMAKPTIRLVREIKLYHMGKMDKLADRVENE from the coding sequence ATGAAACTCTTCCGTCACGAGAACCGGCAACGCTCTCACGAGGCGCGGCGCGTCTACGCGCTGTTCGAGATTGTCTACACCTGTGTCGATTTCGGAGCGGCGCTCTGCTTCACCGTGGGTTCGGTGCTGTTCTTCTGGAAGCAGTACGAGACGGCGGCGATCTGGCTGTTCACCATCGGTTCGGTGCTGTTCATGGCCAAGCCCACGATCCGGCTCGTGCGCGAGATCAAGCTCTACCACATGGGCAAGATGGACAAGCTGGCGGATCGCGTCGAGAACGAATAA
- a CDS encoding bifunctional aminoglycoside phosphotransferase/ATP-binding protein produces the protein MTDTEKQTGQTDQAEAISYFLDAGQHGGAEVTHVQTHGAHVFLADEMAYKIKRAVAYDYMDFSTLARRHAMLARELELNRPAAPDIYLDVLPLARSEDRGLTLGGDGTVVEWVLRMARFPAENELSAIADRGALTDPLAAQIGEAVQSYHAQAPLRQAQGAQLMADILTELETAFDGMQEALGPERIATFRTTARAAHESVATMLDQRATSGHVRRCHGDLYLDNIVMLDGRPVPFDALEFDETLGTCDVLYDLAFLLMDLRHRGLDRAACIARDAWLFAADTTEDTGTAALPYFLGVRAAIRAMVEVQTGHAAGDTARHDAEARRYLDDALRDFAPPPPRLLVVGGLSGTGKTTLARALAPLLAPSPGAVHLRSDLERKRLAGVGPLEHLPAEAYAAANSHAVYERLVTRADTLLAAGQSVVLDATWLAPAERAHLDTLAERRGVPLAAIWLEADTASLQDRVTRRRNDASDADAAVVDLQARQSSAPENWLHVDASGTPAETLANARKALDL, from the coding sequence ATGACCGACACCGAAAAACAGACCGGACAGACGGACCAGGCCGAGGCAATCTCGTATTTCCTCGACGCCGGGCAGCACGGCGGCGCCGAGGTGACCCACGTGCAGACCCACGGTGCGCATGTCTTCCTGGCCGACGAGATGGCCTACAAGATCAAGCGCGCCGTGGCCTACGATTACATGGATTTCTCGACGCTGGCGCGGCGCCACGCGATGCTCGCGCGCGAGCTCGAGCTGAACCGCCCCGCCGCGCCGGACATCTATCTCGACGTCCTGCCGCTTGCCCGGAGCGAGGATCGCGGGCTGACGCTCGGTGGTGACGGCACGGTGGTCGAATGGGTGCTGCGCATGGCCCGCTTTCCCGCGGAAAACGAGCTTTCCGCCATCGCCGACCGGGGGGCGCTGACCGATCCGCTCGCCGCGCAGATCGGCGAGGCCGTGCAGAGCTACCATGCGCAGGCACCGCTTCGGCAGGCGCAGGGCGCGCAGCTCATGGCGGACATCCTGACCGAGCTCGAGACCGCCTTTGACGGGATGCAGGAGGCGCTTGGCCCGGAGCGCATCGCCACCTTCCGGACGACCGCCCGCGCCGCCCACGAGAGTGTCGCCACCATGCTTGACCAACGTGCCACGTCGGGCCACGTCCGGCGGTGCCACGGCGACCTTTACCTCGACAACATCGTCATGCTCGACGGCCGCCCCGTGCCCTTCGATGCGCTGGAGTTCGACGAGACGCTCGGCACCTGCGACGTGCTCTACGATCTCGCCTTCCTGCTGATGGACCTGCGGCACCGGGGCCTTGACCGCGCAGCCTGCATCGCCCGCGACGCGTGGCTCTTCGCGGCGGACACGACCGAGGATACCGGGACCGCCGCCCTGCCCTATTTCCTTGGTGTGCGCGCGGCGATCCGCGCCATGGTCGAGGTGCAGACCGGGCACGCCGCGGGCGACACGGCCCGCCATGATGCCGAAGCCCGCCGCTACCTCGACGACGCGCTGCGCGACTTCGCCCCGCCCCCGCCGCGCCTGCTGGTGGTCGGAGGGCTCTCGGGCACCGGCAAGACGACGCTCGCCCGCGCGCTGGCACCGCTGCTCGCCCCCTCTCCGGGCGCCGTGCACCTGCGCAGCGACCTCGAGCGCAAGCGGCTCGCGGGCGTTGGCCCGCTCGAGCATCTGCCGGCGGAGGCCTACGCCGCTGCCAATTCGCACGCGGTCTACGAGAGGCTTGTCACGCGAGCCGATACGCTGCTTGCCGCCGGGCAAAGCGTGGTGCTGGACGCCACCTGGCTCGCTCCGGCCGAACGGGCGCACCTCGACACGCTGGCGGAGCGCCGAGGTGTGCCGCTCGCGGCCATCTGGCTGGAAGCCGACACCGCAAGCCTGCAAGACCGGGTCACGCGGCGCAGAAACGACGCCTCGGACGCCGACGCGGCGGTCGTCGACCTGCAAGCCCGGCAGAGCAGCGCTCCAGAAAACTGGCTGCACGTCGATGCTTCGGGCACTCCTGCCGAGACGCTTGCAAACGCCCGCAAGGCGCTGGATCTCTGA
- a CDS encoding phasin family protein, which translates to MTMIATKDKLETDRSPDRDFRIQWSIEPFAGTAMVDAWLDVGSEIQSFYADRIREDVSAQHRILHCRTPAELAEIQADFWRRAVTDYRAHAGRMTELAERLWFPRGGDGYPKT; encoded by the coding sequence ATGACCATGATTGCGACAAAGGACAAGCTTGAGACTGATCGCAGCCCCGACCGCGACTTCAGGATTCAGTGGAGCATCGAGCCCTTCGCGGGGACGGCAATGGTGGATGCGTGGCTGGACGTGGGCAGCGAGATCCAGTCGTTCTATGCAGACCGCATCCGCGAGGATGTGTCGGCGCAGCACCGGATCCTGCATTGCAGGACCCCCGCCGAACTGGCCGAGATCCAGGCGGATTTCTGGCGCAGGGCGGTGACAGACTACCGTGCCCACGCGGGCCGCATGACCGAGCTTGCCGAGCGGCTGTGGTTCCCGCGCGGTGGGGACGGCTACCCGAAGACGTAG
- a CDS encoding PHA/PHB synthase family protein, with protein MEHAGKLPPAEAVPAKSAVQHSAIDRAFHATLGSLTGGLSPMGLATAWFDWAVHLAGSPAKQAELHERAVANAARAVQAAVSCSLAPEGGACPEMAADKRFRDEEWHRYPHNLFAQWFLLTEDWWNSATSRVEGVAPRHAHMTNFAARQTLDMMAPSNFAATNPVVLDRTRVERGANLVRGARNWLEDFARYAEDAPPDTGDFKVGETLAVTPGDVVHRNRLIELIRYRPTTKKVQAEPLLIVPAWIMKYYILDLSAHNSMVRHLVDQGFEVYMISWRNPGAEDAELSMEDYVRLGVIEALDTITRAVPGARVHAAGYCLGGTLLSIAAALLGREGDDRLASLTLLAAQVDFTEAGEITLFIDDSQVAFLEDIMADQGYLKSDQMAGAFQMLRSNDLIWSRTIREYLLGERGGMNDLMAWNADATRMPARMHSEYLRHLFLENRLALGQYRIGGRAVSLEDVTLPVFAVGTEKDHVAPWHSAWKVNHFFDGPRTFVLTSGGHNAGIVSEPGHPRRQYRIGEVHGHAADADLWRAAHAPVEGSWWLAWVDWLRARSTQERPAVGEALPSLDAAPGRYVFG; from the coding sequence ATGGAACACGCCGGAAAACTCCCTCCCGCCGAAGCGGTGCCCGCCAAGAGCGCCGTGCAGCACAGCGCCATCGACCGCGCCTTTCACGCCACCTTGGGCAGTCTCACGGGCGGCCTGTCGCCGATGGGTCTTGCGACGGCCTGGTTCGACTGGGCCGTGCATCTCGCGGGCTCGCCCGCCAAGCAGGCGGAACTGCACGAACGCGCGGTCGCGAATGCCGCCCGCGCGGTGCAGGCCGCAGTGAGCTGCTCGCTGGCGCCCGAAGGCGGCGCCTGCCCCGAGATGGCGGCCGACAAGCGCTTCCGTGACGAGGAATGGCACCGCTATCCCCACAATCTCTTCGCGCAATGGTTCCTGCTGACCGAGGACTGGTGGAACAGCGCCACCAGCCGGGTCGAGGGCGTCGCGCCGCGCCACGCGCACATGACGAATTTCGCCGCGCGCCAGACGCTCGACATGATGGCACCGTCGAATTTCGCGGCGACCAACCCGGTGGTGCTCGACCGGACCCGCGTGGAGCGCGGCGCCAACCTCGTGCGGGGGGCCCGGAACTGGCTCGAGGATTTTGCCCGCTACGCCGAGGACGCCCCGCCGGACACCGGCGACTTCAAGGTCGGCGAGACCCTTGCCGTGACCCCCGGCGACGTGGTGCACCGCAATCGCCTGATCGAACTGATCCGTTACCGCCCCACCACCAAGAAGGTGCAGGCCGAGCCGCTGCTGATCGTGCCGGCGTGGATCATGAAATACTACATCCTCGACCTGTCGGCGCATAACTCGATGGTGCGTCACCTCGTGGACCAGGGGTTCGAGGTCTACATGATTTCGTGGCGCAATCCCGGCGCCGAGGATGCCGAGCTGTCGATGGAAGACTACGTCCGCCTCGGCGTGATCGAGGCGCTCGACACCATCACCCGGGCGGTGCCCGGCGCCAGGGTGCATGCGGCAGGTTACTGCCTGGGCGGCACGCTGCTGTCGATCGCCGCGGCCCTGCTCGGGCGCGAGGGCGACGACCGGCTTGCCTCGCTCACGCTGCTGGCCGCTCAGGTCGATTTCACCGAGGCCGGCGAGATCACGCTTTTCATCGACGACAGCCAGGTGGCCTTTCTCGAGGACATCATGGCGGACCAGGGCTACCTGAAGTCCGACCAGATGGCCGGGGCCTTCCAGATGCTGCGCTCGAACGACCTGATCTGGTCGCGCACGATCCGCGAGTATCTCCTGGGCGAGCGCGGCGGCATGAACGACCTGATGGCCTGGAACGCCGACGCCACGCGGATGCCGGCGCGGATGCACTCGGAATACCTGCGGCACCTCTTCCTCGAGAACCGGCTGGCGTTGGGGCAATACCGGATCGGCGGCCGGGCGGTCTCGCTCGAGGATGTCACGCTGCCGGTCTTTGCCGTCGGCACCGAGAAGGACCACGTGGCGCCCTGGCATTCGGCGTGGAAGGTGAACCACTTCTTTGACGGGCCGCGCACCTTCGTGCTGACCAGCGGCGGGCACAACGCCGGGATCGTCTCGGAGCCGGGGCACCCGCGCCGTCAGTACCGCATCGGAGAGGTGCACGGTCACGCAGCCGACGCCGACCTCTGGCGCGCCGCCCATGCGCCGGTCGAGGGATCGTGGTGGCTGGCATGGGTCGATTGGTTGCGGGCCCGCTCGACACAGGAACGCCCCGCCGTGGGCGAGGCGCTTCCGTCTCTCGATGCGGCGCCGGGGCGCTACGTCTTCGGGTAG
- a CDS encoding bifunctional enoyl-CoA hydratase/phosphate acetyltransferase — protein sequence MHIENRTFDELKIGESAELRRLVTADDLLAYANVSGNHNPLHIYDADGDGDGRPEAMAPGSFVTALVGAVLGNVLPGAGTLYHAQSWRFHARSFADDELVIRVTVTDKNEKETTVTLATEVRRVADDVLVLSGVAEVLAPRRKVEYDSHDLPGLIVQRHRHFEKLLKKAEPLPALRTAVVCPEDPNALGGALKARAHTLIEPILIGDAGRIAEVARAMDASLDGIEIVDEPLHRNAARKAVELVHAGSAQAIMKGHLHTDMLLRPILDKQTGLRMGRRFTHIFVMDVPGQPHPILVTDAAINIAPDLKTKVDITQNAIDLAISLGIEEPKVGVLSATETVNPDIPSSIDAALLSKMADRGQITGGLVDGPLAMDNAVDLAAARTKGITSAVAGRAEILVVPNLDAGNMLAKQLTYISHAEAAGLVLGARVPVILNSRADDDMSRLASCAVAALHHARMTGGHIPS from the coding sequence ATGCATATCGAGAACCGCACCTTCGACGAACTGAAGATCGGGGAAAGCGCCGAACTGCGCCGGCTGGTGACCGCCGACGACCTGCTGGCCTATGCCAACGTCTCGGGCAACCACAACCCGCTGCACATCTACGACGCGGATGGCGATGGCGACGGCCGGCCCGAGGCGATGGCACCGGGCTCCTTTGTCACGGCGCTGGTAGGCGCCGTGCTGGGCAACGTGCTGCCCGGCGCCGGCACACTCTACCACGCGCAGTCCTGGCGGTTTCACGCGCGCAGCTTCGCCGACGACGAACTCGTCATCCGCGTGACCGTCACCGACAAGAACGAGAAGGAAACAACCGTGACGCTGGCGACCGAGGTGCGCCGGGTCGCGGATGACGTTCTGGTCCTGTCGGGTGTCGCCGAGGTGCTCGCGCCGCGCCGCAAGGTCGAGTACGACAGCCACGATCTGCCCGGCCTCATCGTGCAACGGCACCGGCATTTCGAGAAACTGCTCAAGAAGGCCGAGCCCCTGCCCGCGCTCAGGACAGCCGTGGTCTGCCCCGAGGACCCCAACGCGCTCGGAGGAGCGCTGAAGGCGCGCGCGCATACACTGATCGAGCCGATCCTGATCGGTGACGCGGGCCGGATCGCCGAGGTCGCGCGCGCCATGGACGCCTCTCTCGATGGCATCGAGATCGTCGACGAGCCGCTGCACCGCAACGCCGCCCGCAAGGCGGTGGAGCTTGTGCACGCCGGCAGCGCGCAGGCGATCATGAAGGGCCACCTGCACACCGACATGCTGCTGCGGCCGATCCTCGACAAGCAGACCGGCCTGCGGATGGGGCGCCGCTTCACCCATATCTTCGTGATGGACGTGCCCGGCCAGCCGCACCCGATCCTCGTGACCGATGCGGCGATCAACATCGCGCCGGACCTGAAGACCAAGGTCGACATCACCCAGAACGCCATCGACCTCGCGATCTCGCTGGGGATCGAGGAACCGAAGGTCGGCGTGCTGTCGGCGACCGAGACGGTGAACCCCGACATCCCATCGTCCATCGACGCGGCGCTGCTGTCCAAGATGGCGGACCGGGGCCAGATCACCGGCGGGCTGGTGGACGGCCCGCTGGCGATGGACAACGCGGTCGACCTCGCTGCGGCGCGGACCAAAGGGATCACCTCGGCGGTGGCGGGCCGGGCCGAGATCCTCGTCGTGCCGAACCTCGATGCGGGCAACATGCTGGCCAAGCAGCTCACCTACATCAGCCACGCCGAGGCGGCGGGGCTGGTGCTGGGGGCGCGGGTGCCGGTCATCCTGAACAGCCGCGCCGACGACGACATGAGCCGCCTCGCCTCCTGTGCGGTGGCCGCGCTGCACCACGCGCGGATGACGGGCGGGCACATTCCGTCCTGA
- a CDS encoding DUF6473 family protein yields the protein MTFPVAAHGALDYFPCRYGRSRVLFRGPKRPLDGPYVAFLGGTETYGRFIETPFPALVEPALGQACINFGVINAGLDLYLHDPGILSLAERAEITVLQILGAQNMSNRYYSVHPRRNDRFLRASDRLQELFPEVDFTDFHFNRHLLGHLRDTGPDRFEQVVEELRLAWLARMKHILTLLRGRVVLLWLADHPPPAGPVSGLDGSPLFIDRTMIEALRPRAMDVLEMPRSEEARRRGAPGMLHTDFEAAAAAELLGPQAHAETAEALAPLLQDLLG from the coding sequence ATGACATTTCCCGTCGCCGCGCATGGCGCGCTGGACTATTTTCCGTGCCGATACGGCCGCTCCCGGGTGCTGTTTCGCGGGCCGAAGCGTCCGCTCGATGGGCCCTACGTGGCCTTTCTCGGCGGCACCGAGACCTATGGCCGCTTCATCGAGACGCCGTTTCCGGCGCTGGTCGAGCCTGCGCTGGGACAGGCCTGCATCAATTTCGGGGTGATCAACGCCGGGCTCGATCTCTACCTGCACGATCCCGGTATCCTTTCGCTCGCGGAACGGGCAGAGATCACTGTGCTCCAGATCTTGGGCGCACAGAACATGTCGAACCGCTACTACAGCGTGCATCCGCGTCGGAACGACCGCTTCCTGCGCGCCTCCGACCGCCTGCAGGAGCTGTTCCCCGAGGTCGACTTCACCGACTTCCACTTCAACCGCCATCTTCTCGGCCACCTGCGCGACACCGGGCCCGACCGGTTCGAACAGGTCGTCGAAGAGCTGCGGCTCGCCTGGCTCGCGCGAATGAAGCACATCCTGACGCTGTTGCGCGGCCGCGTGGTGCTGCTGTGGCTGGCCGACCATCCACCACCGGCAGGGCCGGTCTCCGGCCTCGACGGGAGCCCGCTCTTCATCGACCGCACGATGATAGAGGCGCTGCGCCCACGCGCGATGGACGTGCTGGAGATGCCTCGATCGGAAGAGGCCCGCCGCCGTGGCGCCCCGGGGATGCTCCATACCGACTTCGAGGCCGCTGCCGCCGCCGAACTGCTCGGCCCGCAGGCCCATGCCGAAACCGCCGAGGCACTTGCACCGCTGTTGCAGGATCTGCTTGGCTGA